Proteins from a single region of Ziziphus jujuba cultivar Dongzao chromosome 1, ASM3175591v1:
- the LOC125418767 gene encoding uncharacterized protein LOC125418767, producing the protein MGKKKLLGPTVIQAIVDKVNIIRTRLKIAKDRQKSYEDVHRKDLEFKVDDRVFLKLSLWKGVIHFGKRGKLSPHYIGPYEIAERIGPVAYKIDLSEELSRVHDVFHISILCKYISDPSHMLETPDIELKDDLSYEEQPMQILGREEKRLHNKTIPLAKVL; encoded by the coding sequence ATGGGTAAAAAGAAACTTCTAGGCCCTACGGTTATACAGGCAATAGTGGACAAGGTCAATATTATACGGACCAGGTTGAAAATAGCAAAAGACAGGCAAAAGAGCTACGAGGATGTGCATAGAAAGGATCTCGAGTTCAAGGTTGACGATCGAGTATTCTTGAAGCTTTCTCTTTGGAAAGGTGTAATACATTTTGGAAAACGAGGGAAGCTAAGTCCTCACTACATTGGACCATATGAGATAGCAGAGAGGATAGGTCCAGTGGCATACAAGATCGACTTGTCAGAGGAGCTTTCTCGAGTTCACGATGTTTTTCACATCTCCATACTTTGCAAGTATATCTCAGATCCATCACATATGTTGGAGACACCGGATATTGAGTTAAAGGACGACTTGTCTTATGAGGAGCAGCCAATGCAGATTTTAGGAAGGGAAGAGAAAAGGCTTCACAACAAGACTATACCTTTAGCGAAGGTTCTTTAG
- the LOC107423411 gene encoding galacturonokinase: MDHGFGLSWPSEAELNEIRQTVSKMAARRPDEVRVVASPYRICPLGAHIDHQGGTVSAMTVNKGILLGFIPSGDTQVVLRSGQFKGEVRFRVDEIQSPRHTIKTNDKIDTHDSSNHYEECKWGNYARGALYALHSKGNHLFQGITGYICGTKGLDSSGLSSSAAVGVAYLLAFESANNLMVSPEENIEYDRLIENEYLGLRNGILDQSAILLSRHGCLLCMNCKTKEYKIIHPPKVQMNHKTELQKAYKILLAFSGLKHALTNNPGYNCRVSECQDAARILLDASGIGTLEPLLSNVEQEAYQTHKCKLEPSLAKRAEHYFSENSRVIKGLEAWAAGKMEDFGMLITASGLSSIQNYECGAEPLVQLYKILLRAPGVYGARFSGAGFRGCCVAFVDASHAAEAASFVKREYQKFQPELASKLEQGTAVLICEAGDCAHVI, from the exons ATGGATCATGGGTTCGGTTTGTCTTGGCCTTCTGAAGCAGAG TTAAATGAAATCAGACAAACGGTTTCTAAGATGGCTGCGAGAAGACCTGATGAAGTTCGAGTAGTTGCATCCCCTTATCGAATTTGTCCACTGGGGGCTCATATTGATCATCAG GGGGGAACTGTATCTGCTATGACAGTTAATAAGGGAATACTTCTTGGGTTTATTCCATCTGGTGACACTCAG GTTGTATTACGCTCAGGACAgttcaaaggagaagttaggttCAG GGTGGATGAAATTCAAAGCCCAAGACACACCATTAAGACAAATGATAAGATTGATACACATGATTCTTCCAACCATTATGAAGAATGTAAATGGGGAAACTATGCTAGAGGAGCCCTATATGCCCTTCATAGTAAGGGAAACCATCTTTTTCAG GGTATTACAGGATACATATGTGGTACCAAGGGTCTTGACAGTTCAGGGCTTAGCTCTTCTGCTGCT GTTGGAGTAGCTTACTTATTGGCTTTTGAAAGTGCCAATAATCTGATGGTTTCTCCTGAAGAAAACATTGAGTATGACCG GCTGATTGAAAACGAATATTTGGGTCTAAGAAATGGCATATTGGATCAATCAGCCATATTGCTTTCAAGACATGGATGTCTATTGTGCATGAACTGCAAG ACTAAAGAGTATAAGATTATCCACCCACCCAAGGTGCAAATGAACCACAAGACTGAGTTGCAGAAAGCATACAAAATATTACTGGCATTTTCAGGCTTGAAGCATGCTTTGACCAACAATCCAGGATATAATTGCCGAGTTTCAGAGTGTCAAGATGCGGCAAGAATTCTTCTTGA TGCTTCTGGAATTGGAACATTGGAGCCTCTcctctctaatg TTGAACAGGAAGCTTATCAAACTCACAAG TGCAAACTAGAACCTAGTCTAGCTAAAAGAGCAGAGCATTACTTCTCAGAGAATTCACGAGTTATCAAAG GACTTGAAGCATGGGCTGCAGGCAAGATGGAAGATTTTGGAATGCTCATTACAGCTTCTGGCCTAAGTTCTATACAGAACTATGAATGCG gtgccGAACCCCTAGTACAACTATACAAAATTCTTCTAAGGGCTCCCGGTGTATATGGAGCACGGTTCAGTGGTGCTGGATTTCGAGGGTGCTGTGTTGCATTTGTGGATGCTAGTCATGCTGCTGAAGCTGCATCATTTGTCAAGAGAGAATATCAAAAGTTCCAACCGGAGTTGGCGAGTAAATTGGAACAAGGCACAGCAGTTTTGATATGTGAAGCTGGTGACTGTGCTCATGTAATCTGA